A section of the Spirosoma pollinicola genome encodes:
- a CDS encoding RagB/SusD family nutrient uptake outer membrane protein has product MNKKLIVIALVLGMGQFSCKEDFLVTTDPTRIGTEVFYKNEAQFRQALNGVYGQLQTITNSAYVFEELPSDNTTVDLNPSDRGDAVRWEAFEFSTVNAGNTEISGLWYQYYSALYNTNYTLEKLTASGLEATAKAPIEGQLKFLRAYFYFHLVQYFGDVVLVTSTLANPDQAFDLVRSPQAEVWAQIEKDLNEAITGLPATYPAAQLGSATKGAALALLGKVYLKQKKYSEAVSTLKQVTGYALNPVYADNFNPAKKNGPESIFEVQYQGGNDLGEWSSFAYTFAPRASAAAITGFANTPPGGRNIPTNDLIAAYEPGDLRKDASLKTSYTLNGTVVNIPYIIKYTHPHTLSGRTDDNWPVLRYADVLLMLAEAINEQSGPTPEAYGYLNQVRRRAGLKEVSGLDKATFKTAVLKERRVELAFENQRWFDLKRTMTPAELAAFMNAYGAKEKANPTVSRGGISFTAQDYVYSDYEYYLPVPAPEILLNSKLTQNPGY; this is encoded by the coding sequence ATGAACAAAAAACTCATTGTTATAGCACTGGTTCTGGGGATGGGTCAATTCTCGTGTAAGGAGGATTTCCTGGTAACGACTGACCCAACCCGGATTGGTACCGAGGTATTTTATAAAAACGAAGCGCAGTTCCGCCAAGCTCTCAACGGCGTGTACGGTCAGTTACAGACGATCACGAATTCGGCCTACGTCTTTGAGGAGTTGCCTTCTGATAATACCACCGTCGATCTCAATCCGTCCGATCGGGGGGATGCGGTGCGCTGGGAAGCCTTTGAATTCTCGACCGTCAATGCCGGTAATACGGAAATTTCCGGTCTTTGGTATCAGTATTACTCCGCCTTGTATAATACCAATTATACCCTGGAGAAACTAACCGCCAGTGGGCTCGAAGCGACCGCAAAAGCGCCCATCGAGGGGCAGTTGAAGTTCCTACGTGCTTACTTCTATTTTCATCTGGTTCAGTACTTTGGCGACGTTGTCCTGGTTACCTCGACGTTAGCCAATCCTGACCAGGCCTTTGACCTGGTACGCTCACCGCAGGCTGAGGTCTGGGCGCAGATTGAAAAAGACCTCAACGAGGCTATAACGGGCTTACCGGCAACCTATCCGGCGGCTCAGCTGGGCAGTGCGACAAAGGGCGCTGCGCTGGCTTTATTGGGTAAAGTGTATCTCAAGCAGAAAAAATACAGCGAGGCCGTATCGACCCTGAAGCAGGTGACGGGTTATGCACTGAACCCGGTTTACGCAGACAACTTCAACCCGGCCAAAAAGAACGGACCCGAGTCCATTTTCGAGGTTCAGTACCAGGGAGGCAACGATCTGGGTGAGTGGAGCAGTTTTGCCTATACGTTTGCCCCCCGGGCGTCGGCGGCCGCGATAACCGGCTTTGCCAACACCCCGCCCGGCGGGCGAAACATACCGACCAACGACCTGATTGCCGCCTATGAACCCGGTGATTTACGGAAGGATGCCTCGCTAAAAACGAGTTATACCCTAAACGGTACGGTCGTCAACATTCCCTACATTATTAAGTACACGCATCCGCATACCCTTAGCGGACGAACGGACGACAACTGGCCGGTACTTCGGTACGCCGACGTACTGCTGATGCTGGCGGAAGCCATTAACGAGCAGTCCGGCCCGACGCCGGAGGCGTATGGCTACCTGAATCAGGTGCGGAGACGGGCGGGTTTGAAGGAGGTGTCCGGTCTTGACAAAGCCACGTTTAAAACGGCGGTACTGAAGGAACGGCGCGTCGAGCTGGCCTTTGAAAACCAGCGCTGGTTTGATCTGAAGCGAACCATGACCCCGGCAGAACTGGCCGCGTTCATGAATGCCTATGGGGCTAAAGAGAAGGCGAATCCGACCGTTTCCAGGGGAGGTATTTCCTTCACCGCCCAGGATTACGTCTATAGCGATTATGAATATTATTTACCCGTGCCTGCTCCGGAGATTCTACTAAACAGTAAACTAACTCAGAACCCTGGTTATTAG
- a CDS encoding family 43 glycosylhydrolase, translated as MVINIPVRPVGVVLLLMGLFSSVSQVAVAQLDHPKATKARKAANGSVTPSVRLRNFTADGKQLTRFDAVGDAIDAHDGEIAHFRGTYYLYGTSYDCGFAWQNKKAPFCGFKVYSSPDLVNWTDQGYLFDAKTPVWQTRCNGNTYGCFRPHVIFNQKTNQYVLWINVYDNKVGFRVFTSSSPTGPFNEVAQPTLAVNRDAPVAGLNNGDHDTFVDEDGTAYLAYTDWRAKGAIVIEQLTPDYLSGTNRFVKDVTKEKTEAPGLFKRRGIYYITYSDPNCGYCSGTGTSYRTASSPLGPWSEGRKISDNSCGGQPSFVFTIQLANDSLFLYGSDLWNNAARNEALANYFWAPLTFNDDGSIQPIACEQTPALSIRVGQPDKRMANRPTNRSVSDQSALDYTIGCDIAHNHAQSQTFTASQTGLLSAVSVTAYKKDNPDAALELAIFSEKDASGSTARPLYSTSLPADSISWAARNRFIQPNLRVSAGQRYVLRVSSAASVGCYGLAYATGETSIGRGTPGRGNDDVSRAHEAKRTLKFQTVIQAKK; from the coding sequence ATGGTAATCAATATTCCAGTGCGTCCAGTGGGTGTGGTGCTCCTGCTGATGGGCTTATTTAGCTCGGTTAGTCAGGTAGCGGTTGCGCAGCTAGACCATCCCAAAGCCACAAAGGCGCGAAAAGCCGCGAATGGGTCGGTAACCCCTTCCGTTCGGTTACGAAATTTCACCGCAGACGGCAAACAACTAACCCGGTTCGATGCCGTTGGCGATGCCATCGACGCCCACGATGGGGAAATTGCCCACTTTCGGGGTACTTACTACCTGTACGGCACCAGCTACGACTGCGGTTTTGCCTGGCAGAATAAAAAAGCCCCTTTCTGTGGTTTTAAAGTATATTCCTCCCCTGATCTGGTCAACTGGACGGATCAGGGGTATTTGTTCGATGCCAAAACGCCCGTATGGCAAACCCGTTGTAACGGGAATACCTACGGCTGCTTTCGCCCGCACGTGATCTTCAATCAAAAGACCAATCAGTACGTGCTGTGGATCAATGTCTATGATAACAAAGTTGGCTTTCGGGTTTTTACCAGTTCCTCCCCGACCGGTCCCTTTAACGAGGTCGCCCAGCCCACGCTCGCGGTTAATCGCGATGCGCCCGTGGCCGGGTTGAACAACGGCGATCACGATACGTTCGTCGATGAAGATGGCACGGCTTATCTGGCTTACACGGACTGGCGGGCCAAAGGGGCGATTGTAATTGAACAGTTAACGCCGGACTACCTGTCGGGCACCAACCGGTTCGTCAAAGACGTAACAAAGGAAAAAACGGAAGCACCCGGCCTCTTCAAGCGCCGGGGAATTTATTATATTACCTACTCCGATCCGAACTGCGGGTATTGCTCGGGCACCGGCACCTCGTACCGCACGGCCTCATCCCCCCTGGGTCCCTGGTCGGAAGGTAGAAAAATCAGTGATAATTCGTGTGGCGGGCAACCTTCCTTTGTTTTTACCATCCAGCTCGCCAACGATTCGCTGTTTCTCTACGGGAGCGATTTGTGGAACAACGCGGCTCGCAATGAGGCTCTGGCCAACTATTTCTGGGCACCCCTGACCTTTAATGACGACGGCTCGATCCAGCCCATTGCCTGCGAGCAGACGCCCGCCCTGTCGATCCGGGTTGGCCAGCCCGATAAGCGGATGGCCAACCGGCCAACAAATCGCTCCGTTTCGGACCAGTCGGCATTAGACTACACTATCGGATGCGATATTGCCCACAATCACGCGCAAAGCCAGACGTTCACGGCTTCCCAAACGGGGCTACTATCTGCCGTTTCGGTAACGGCCTATAAGAAGGACAATCCGGACGCAGCTCTTGAGCTGGCCATTTTCTCCGAAAAAGACGCATCGGGCTCAACGGCGCGACCCCTCTACAGCACATCCCTGCCGGCAGATTCCATTAGCTGGGCGGCCCGGAATCGATTTATCCAGCCTAACCTGCGCGTTTCGGCGGGACAGCGCTACGTGCTACGGGTAAGTTCGGCGGCTTCCGTCGGCTGTTACGGCTTAGCCTATGCAACCGGGGAAACGTCAATCGGCCGTGGAACGCCGGGTCGTGGTAACGACGACGTATCCAGAGCGCACGAAGCCAAGCGGACCTTGAAATTTCAAACGGTTATTCAGGCAAAGAAATAA